Proteins co-encoded in one Kribbella qitaiheensis genomic window:
- the fdhA gene encoding formaldehyde dehydrogenase, glutathione-independent: protein MPGNRAVIYKGPGNVAVETIDYPSLELKDGPGVNPANVGRKVNHGAILRVVASNICGSDQHMVRGRTTAPSGLPLGHEITGEVVETGPDVEFIKVGDLVSVPFNIACGRCINCKEGKTGVCLNVNPDRPGSAYGYVDMGGWVGGQAEYALVPYADWNLLKFPDKDQALAKIRDLTMLSDIFPTGYHGCVTAGVGPGSTVYIAGAGPVGLAAATSAFLLGAAVVIVADLQQERLEQARSFGCETIDVSAGEPRDQIEQILGEPEVDCAVDAVGFEAHGHGTDARTERPATVLNTVMEVTRAGGAVGIPGLYVTGDPGAGDDAAKTGSLSIRLGLGWAKSLSFTTGQCPVMRYNRHLMKAILHDRTQIAKNVNATVIPLDQAPQGYAEFDKGAARKYVLDPHGMIS from the coding sequence GTGCCAGGCAACAGGGCAGTTATTTACAAGGGCCCGGGCAACGTGGCGGTCGAGACGATCGACTACCCGAGCCTGGAACTCAAGGACGGCCCAGGGGTCAACCCCGCCAACGTAGGACGCAAGGTCAACCACGGCGCGATCCTCAGGGTCGTCGCCAGCAACATCTGCGGCAGCGACCAGCACATGGTCCGCGGCCGTACGACGGCCCCATCAGGACTGCCTCTCGGCCACGAGATCACCGGTGAGGTGGTGGAGACCGGCCCGGACGTCGAGTTCATCAAGGTCGGCGATCTGGTGTCGGTCCCGTTCAACATCGCCTGCGGGCGATGCATCAACTGCAAGGAGGGCAAGACCGGCGTCTGCCTGAACGTGAATCCGGACCGGCCGGGGTCGGCCTACGGATATGTCGATATGGGCGGCTGGGTCGGCGGCCAGGCGGAGTACGCGTTGGTGCCGTACGCCGACTGGAACCTGCTGAAGTTCCCCGACAAGGACCAGGCGCTCGCGAAGATCCGCGACCTGACGATGCTGTCGGACATCTTCCCCACCGGGTACCACGGCTGCGTCACCGCTGGGGTCGGGCCCGGTTCGACCGTCTACATCGCAGGGGCCGGACCGGTCGGCCTGGCCGCGGCCACCTCGGCGTTCCTGCTGGGTGCGGCGGTCGTGATCGTCGCCGATCTGCAGCAGGAAAGGCTTGAGCAGGCCCGCAGTTTCGGCTGCGAGACGATAGATGTCTCAGCCGGCGAGCCGCGGGATCAGATCGAACAGATCCTCGGTGAACCTGAGGTCGACTGCGCCGTCGACGCTGTCGGGTTCGAGGCACACGGTCACGGCACCGACGCCCGGACCGAACGTCCAGCGACCGTGCTCAACACAGTCATGGAGGTCACCCGAGCCGGTGGCGCGGTCGGCATCCCCGGGCTCTATGTCACCGGGGATCCCGGCGCAGGTGACGATGCCGCGAAGACCGGTTCGCTGTCGATCCGGCTGGGCCTCGGCTGGGCGAAGTCGCTGTCGTTCACGACTGGGCAATGCCCGGTCATGCGCTACAACCGCCACCTGATGAAAGCGATCCTGCACGACCGCACGCAGATCGCGAAGAACGTGAATGCCACGGTCATCCCGCTGGACCAGGCACCGCAGGGATACGCCGAGTTCGACAAGGGCGCGGCTCGCAAGTACGTGCTCGATCCGCACGGAATGATCAGCTGA